In Oryza sativa Japonica Group chromosome 1, ASM3414082v1, the genomic stretch TACCTTCCTGACACGGCTAAAAATCCTGTAGAAGCTCGGACATAtcccctccgtccaaaaaaaaaaaagacaaacctgatttctgtattaatcatgttttattatctaacaacaataaaaataataattataaaaaaatttcatataaaacggacagtcaaacgttggcacagAAACCAGGATTTgcctttttttaggacggagggagtagagtatGGAGCACGCTCGCTCGGTTGCATTGTTGCGCCTTAATTCAGCCGTGCAAAGCTACTTGACCGGTTAAGGGGTATTTAGATTCAGGGATTCAGGGATatatcggatattatatagttaTTGTATAGGTTGTTTGAGcactataaaaaaattaattatagaatccatcagtaaaccgcgagataaatttattaagcctaaataatctatcattagcatatgttactgtagcaccacattattaaatcatagagcaattaggcttaaaagattcgtctcgcaaattagtcgcaatctatataattagttattttttaaatatgtatttaatactttatgcatgtgtttaaACGGGGAAATTTTTACGTGGGAACTGAACATTCATGATACACCATGTGGCAGTAACATAAAAAAGTCTATTGCTAGCTTAGGAGTAGCTAAATGAGTGTAGAACAGTAGAAGGTGGTTGATGCggtgaagggagggagggacatTAGACTAGTGCACACGCGGCCACGCAGGAGAGGCCAGCGTCGACGCGGTCACGAGAGCGAGGGGATGCATGATGGCCGGCGACTTGGCGGTTAGGTGATGATGCACGCATGGGCGGGGAACAGAAGAATGGCAGTCTGCAACTCTAGCTCGTAGCAGTAGCTCGCTGAGGCGTGGAGCAGCCACCTGCCGATCCTGCGCGCATGTGGCCGGCCGGCTTGTCTGTCCGCGCGGTGCACGGGCATCGTTGTGGGAGTGGGAATTCATGAACTGGGAGAATCATGCACAAGCACTGCGGGTGGCCGCATGCGTGCAGCCGAGAGGATCCAAAGGGTGCCGTACATGGAGCGGACCATCATCACCCACCCAACGTGCCGTGTTGACCTTTAATTTTGTTGGAGCAGGGCTTAAGTACTGTTAGACCATGCCCTACGCGTGATCTTAAAACTGTGGTTCTAGCCTCCAACTAAGCTCATATGGCATGGTGAAGGTTCGGGAAGAGTTTTATTTGTGTCACAGTACTATGTAGATGCCGCAGTGAtttaggaaagaaaaagaagtgaTCCAAGCCCGGATCGAGATCCATCCAAAGAAACCCTTTCTCTGTCGGGAGGACCCCACTACCACGGAGCTTGCTGACCACGCCGGAGTAGGGGGAGGAGAGTGGGGACGCCACTAATGATATATCCACGCTAAGCTCGCCACCAGATCCGTGCTTGTTGCCAGGATTTCGTTGATCACATCGTCGTCGAGGGCTCGCCCTCCCGACGGCTTACGTGGTCTCCCAACAAGGAGGGGATGTCGTCCGCCTTGATATGCCACGCATAATCATCATTGTGCTTtctggagaggaggggaggcccGCCGCCTCGATCAATCGATGGGGTTGAAAGGCTCACGAGCACCACGACCGAAGAAGGGGAAACGAGAGTCGAGAGAGTAGCAGATGGGGAGTGGGAGAGAGGCGGGTGGTGCTTAGACGAGGAAGAGAGGTGGCGTTGCGGCTGCGGTGCTTAGACGAGGAAGAGAAGCGACGATGCATTTGGTTGGGAGGGGGGAGAGAAAGGCGAATCAATGAGAAAGAAGGAAgggtggtgaaaaaaaattataagagtGACTGGCATGTGGGTCTATATTTGTTAATGGTACACATGTATTTATCTTATAGTTGTTATACGGTACAAAATATAACAGTTTCAGTGGGATTTGATAACAATTAGTATTTCAATAATTGACATAAGGGTTGAAACACAAAATAGTTGGATGTGACCTCAATTGTGAGAGTTGTAACCTATGTGAGGTATCAGTCCATATAACCTACTCActatgtcccataaaaaactaaccTAGTATCGAATGTGACgtatgtatgtccagattcatagtattagcatatgtcacatccgatactggattggttttttatgggatggagggaaaaTCTAAGAACACTTTTACATGGGGTCTCCATTATACGTGGCTTTAGGACAAGGCCAATGTTTATGACTCGATGAGCGATAGGGGTGTGACCCGCTAAAAGGAGCCACAACTATAGCGATCCGTACAATGCTATGTCTATCAGTCTATGTAAAAAAAAGGTGAGCCTTATTCAGTTGCGGATCTAGGAAGAAATAGCAAGCGGTTTGAATAAACTAGACAAAACTACAATCTCCTCCCCCATGTAtagatagcaaaaaaaaaaaagtcgggACTTTCATGTACCTCGCGTCAGTAGTGGATGCTTGAGACTCTACCGTCTCCATGCTAGATTCGCTCTTAGGGCTACTTTGGATTGATGCCAAAATGTGCCATGCCAATTTTTTTGGTAGTTTGAATAGTAAATATGAtggtttggtttgaagccaaatgaaTGGTACTGCCCATGCTTAATTTGGTATAATTCTAGAATTTTCTTCACCATAATATAAATTTTGGCTTCCAATTGGTATTAATCCAAACACATTACTTAGAATTCTACCCTACCAAATTATTGGTAGTGTCAAAACATGCTTAAGTTTTAGCACTACCAATGTTTTTGTATGGCCTTAAACCAAACAAGCTAGCCCTTAGCCCCATTGGTTCCCCAAATGAAAGAAAATTTCAATTGTCCCACGTAGCAGACTAGCGGGATTTGAAACCAAAGAGgattgaagattaaatcggtgCACGTAAAACTAAAATGTCATTAgcgaataattaattaagttttaattattacaaaattaATAAATGAATATACTTGacattttaaaataacttttatataaaaattttttcgcacgaaatataccgtttagtagtttatgttttattagtatgattttttttgtgttcaTACTTTATAAGTTTAAGGTGTATTTTGATTTGGTAATGATTATGATATCAAATGTTTAATGCTACTACTTTTACAAAAACATTGTGGATACCATACACGATGACTTACCGATCCGAAGCTACAGAACATGACCCAACCACCCACCCACCCGGCGATGCACGCTGTCTTGCCGCCTCCTGCCGTTATGCGCGTAAAACATCGGTGATGCGCGTAGGGACAGCCAGAACAGGTAATTAATGTGAGTGGTTTTGTGGATCATATAGTCCGATACTCCGATGGGTTGTGCCGGGCGGGTGCTCTAGCCGCGTCCAGGCGAGCAAGGACAGTGACACGGCCCGGGACAGATGGCGTACGCAGCGTAGcctaagagcatgtacaatagcagactatcagagcacccgcaatagtaaagtaaggtgctctctataaaacatgtacatcttagcaatagactagattaatagtaaaccacctcaatagtatgtctacatgggtatctatagctctctcatccattgcctcgtttttctctatagactatctccaggttagtagataactttactctctctcttcatttaatctcttccaagtaagAAATTATGCTGATATGGatatcttgtagagagcctatagataaccattgcgggtgcccttagctagctataaacagattttaatgagataaataataagagagaagagcagcgggctacagatctataaccagctacagcacggattccaagacataatgtgtgtatgacaggtgggaccatatattaatagtatagtaagcaactattgtataaattggctattagattggctataaatgaattgaagctagtagcGGATTGtactgttaaacttgctctaagggcacccgcaatggttatctataggctctctataagagatccatatcagcatatttttctacttggaagagattaaatgaagagagagaggaaagctatctactaacctggagatagtctgtAGAgaaaaaacgaggcaatggattagagagctctagatacccatgtagacatattattgaagtggtttactattaatttagtctattactgagatgtacatattttatagataacaccttactttaccattacgTGTGctctaagagcacccgcaatggtaaagtaaggtgctatctataaaacatgtacacctcaacaatagactagattaatagtaaaccacttcaatggtatgtctacatgggtatctatagctctctaatccattgcctcgtttttctctatagactatctccatgttagtagatagctttgctctctctcttcatttaatctcttccaagtaggaaaatatgctgacatggatctcttgtagagagcttatagataactattgtgggtgccctaagcTGTGCGCGCGGGGGGAAGAGAGAGCGACGTCTCCGCGGCGCTGTCGGGGGGAGGACGGCCACTCGTGTCGGCGGTTTCGCGTCCACGCTGCGCCCCAACCTCACGGCCACTCGCGCCTTAAACTTGCGTAATCCACGTACTTACGCTTCGCCAGTTTTTGCCTTTCTCCTTCGCGGCTGGACGTTGGACCGGACCAGACCAGACCAAAACCAAACACGCCCCGGCAGTGCCGTCGCGGTGCCAGCTCCACCACCCGCTCACGAATGATTAGTTCGTACGTATTGCGCGCACAAACAAATGTATCACCAGTAGTAGTACAACCAAAACCATATGTAGAGTGGCACTATACGGTTTCACCGAGGACTGCTCGTCGTCACCAACACAGTATGTACCTTTCGTTTTGACTTTGCCCTGCGAGCCATGTTCGATTGCAACCGAATCTACTGTGCTGAGCCAAACCCATCCTTGCTTGCTCATGTCATCCACCTGTGGTGGTTCTGGTGTGCTCGAGCTAGAATCGGCTTCTGCAGAGCACAAGACGACCCCAGGGCCAAAGACCAGCGACCAGAATACAAACGCCAGGACACAAGAGGACAACCGGACAAGGCCACAGAAAAGAAAGGAGACGCGAAAAAAGAAAGattagaaaaaagagaaaaaaaaaacacaataggGAGCTTGGGCGGAAAAAAATCCGGTCGAAAATCCTCCCGGTCGGCCACTTTTAATTAACAAGTCGTCTCCTCCTCATCCATCCACCACACCACTTGCCTCCAAACAAAAATCTGACCTGACCTGacctcctcctcggctcctcctcctcacccacAACTCTTCCCAATGTCGCCTCCCCTCGAGCCGCACGACTACATCGGCCTCTCCGCTGCGGCGGCGTCCCCGAcgccgagctcgtcgtcctgCTCGTCCTCGCCGAACCCAGGCGGCGAGGCCCGCGGCCCACGCCTCACGCTCCGCCTCGGCCTCCCGGGGTCGGAGTCCCCCGAGCGGGAGGTCGTCGCCGCGGGGCTCACCCTCGGGCCTCTGCCCCCGACCACCACCAAGGCGGCCTCCAAGCGCGCCTTCCCCGACTCCTCCCCGCGGCACGGCGCCAGCTCcggctccgtcgccgccgccgcagcttgCCAGGACAAGgcggcccccgccgccgctccgccggctGCAAAGTAAGATTCGTGAGATTCGATGTGGGGCgggtgtgtgtgcgtgtgctgCCGTGCTGGTACTGATCGGCGATGGCGATGTGGAGCCCAGGGCGCAGGTGGTGGGATGGCCGCCCGTGCGGAACTACCGAAAGAACACGCTGGCGGCGAGCGCCTCCAAGGGCAAAGGGGAGGACAAGGGCACGGCTGAAGGGGGCCCTCTCTATGTCAAGGTGAGCATGGATGGAGCCCCCTACCTCAGGAAGGTCGACCTCAAGATGTATTCTAGCTATGAGGACCTCTCCATGGCTCTCGAGAAGATGTTCAGCTGCTTCATCACTGGTGAGCACCCGCCTCAAAGATTCTCTCCGATGTGTGTCTTGCTCGTAAAATACACCATTTTAGCTGGTGGGAGTGTGCGAAAGCATGCCACTGACATTTTAAGAATGGAAATCTGATCCAATGCCTGAAGTGTGCATAGGGTTGACAGATTTAGCTGTAAACTCTGAAGGGAAATTATAAACCTGTCCTTGCAAGTTACCCTGATATTCGTCATGGTACAATCTAGTACCAATCAGTTTGGCTCCTTAGCTCAATTGCTAGTCAACCTTTCCATAGCTTAATGATAATGGAACCACAGTATTTAGACAATGCCATGGTTGATGGTTCTCAGGGTTAAAGTATGAATATTTGAGATGCAAATTATTCCATACAACAGTTTGAGCTGTTCATTGCATAGTGCTCAATAGTTCTAACCTCTTTTTTGTGTTCAATAGCAACTACGTTCCCATCTGTATATGCTGGTGAGCTTTTGCTTTTGTGATGGTGCTTATACCATGCCTATGATTTTAAAGGTCAAAGCGGTTTGCGTAAATCATCAAACAGAGATAGGCTTACTAATGGTTCAAAGGCTGATGCCCTCCAAGACCAAGAGTATGTCCTTACATATGAAGATAAGGATGCTGACTGGATGCTTGTTGGTGATCTTCCTTGGGAGTAAGTTTCTGGCATTTTATATccattttgcttttttttttttttaaaagcacCGCATGTTATGTTGTGTTATTGTACCATGTACATACTTTTGCTGATGTCCCTTTGTTTCACCTGTTCTACCAGTATGGGTGGCTTATGTACAAAACTTGTATTTCAATATTGTATTGTAGATCGAAGCAGGACTagttagagtttttttttttaccatgaaCAGCACTAGTTGGATCGATTTCTTAAAATGCTATGTGGCTGATCAATAAAATATTGTGATCCGTATATTTGATTAACTAACCGTTCACTGTTAGGAACACCATCTTTTCCTTTAGAATACATTGCTTTTATAGAACCAATAGTTCAGTAACATATAAATAACCTTTTATgggttatattttttaaaattcagTACTGATCTTAATGCAAATGAAGGGTCTAAATTACATCTACTTATTGCATAATTTTTCAAAGAGTAAACTTCTCATTTTCTTtcccttgcattaatttattgggCTAGGCATATGATGTGTTAATCTGTTACCTGCCCCAATGTTCGGGCTGACCATTTTGAGACATTATTCTGTACTGAACTTCAAACCGAGCTCTGCACATTATTAGTTTTGATAGCATTGACCATAAACAAATGTAGGGGACATTGGATGAACTATGAACGTAGCTTAGATTTAATGATTTTCCCAAACTAATATCCACAACCTGAGGCCATAACAGGATAAACCCCGCCAGGAGGATACTAGGGAAGAGATGTAGATTTAGACTAGGGAAGAAGAACATTGAGGGAGAGCTTAGATTAACTTTGATTCATTATTCATTGCTTAACCCTGAATCAGGATACAATTCATCCGCATATAGATAGAGGGAAGGACCAGTCTAACATTTAATCCATGTACCTATCTAACAGTCTCTAACCAACTGAGCTACATTACGGTTATAAGTTATGGGTTGAATTACCGTATTACTGTTACAGGTGAGGTGAGGATAGGGTTACTCGACCGGTACTGGTTGTTATCCTTTGAGCCTTAGCCTCTCGGCCCAATGACACTAATCACTAATTTTGATTCAAGATTACAGACCTTCTATATTGTGCTGAGTACTAACAGCAGAAGCAAAAACTTCCTTGTTCTTAATTATACCATACAACCATGAAGATATCCCATAGATATGCCACTTCACTTAAACCGACCTTAAAATTCTATATTGTCGGTACAGAATAAATTTCCTAACATCTAGTCTATTAATTTGCTGGATTCCTTAGCCTTCATATTGCTGTAAGTTCCATACAGAGCAGGATATTAGGTACTCTTGAAAGATTTCTAACTTTAGATTGTTCATTTGCAGTTTGTTTACCACTATCTGCCGGAAATTGAAAATCATGAGAGGATCTGATGCTGCTGGAATAGGTATTTGCACTCTGCAcaaatatgtaattagtatggaATATGCCTGCAATTGAACTGAATGCTTCACTGGAAATTTAATTCGCAAACTAAGAAATCAGTGTTAGCTGTAATGGATGGAGCCCAAGATCTGCTTTCTAGTACCACATTATATAGCTCAGATGATGCTTTCATGTATGGATAATTTAGCTCTTGTCTGACTTAGTGAAGCATAAATCTAAGCCAATTATTGTGATGGTAGCTGGAGTCCCTCTGCAAATAACACTTTACACCACTCGCAATGAATTTGCCTGATTTTGAACAGCATGTGTGTGTACTTCATTAAGAAGTACCTTTGGCTAGCAGTTGTGCTTTTGATCTGAAATACATCCATCTGTTTGCAGCTCCAAGATCAATAGAGCAGTCAGGGCAGAGCAGATAAGATTAACCTTCGTCCGGACGAGAAAGGCAACTGATCTAGCAGCTTTGGAATTGTTCATCGCAAGTATCCCAAATATCTCAATGTCTGTGTAGTTTAATGTGTTCATCAGACCTGTGCATTGTATGTCTGTAATTTGTTCCTTTCAGATCGTGCAATTGTGCGTTGCCCCCTCTTTTCTTTGCATTGAAGGTCAAGTCGGGCTCTTGTCCGCTTATTTCTCTAAATCCTAGTCAGTTCAAAAATTATCCATCATGACACATGAACTGATGGTGGATAATATGGCAAGAAGCTTTTCTAATCATTCAAGCTTGAACCTCTTGTGTGTTCTACTACTATATTACATGAAAGAAAATGTCTAATGTCTATATGTTAATCTCCAAATTTCTCCATGCTGTAGTAACTTCTATCTACAAGTGCACCATACGGTGCAACTGATACTGAAAATAAATGCTTACCTTGTCTGTATCATGCTGAAATTTGCGGGTAACGCATGATTTGGGGTAGGCATTATACTAGGGCTTAAGAACTCAAAATGAGAACTACAGCAGCTCTATCCATTTTGTTGGTACACGCTGATTCCAATCTAGGCTAGCACCCTCGGGGCTCCAGATCGAACTAAATCACAAGAACCTGATGAATTTGCCATCACTGCTTCCATGGATTTCTGAAGAGTCCGCCGTTTCGTCTTCGATGGACGGCGACCTGTCAAGTACCGCCGTCTCGCTGTCCGATTCCGATGTCTCCGCCCGGCAGCGGGAGCAGAGCCGCTTGCCCCTTCTTGCACCAGAGCTCTTCACGTCGGCCTTCCTCTTGCATCCAGTCGcggccgcctccttcgccgcccTGAGTATTTTGGTGTCGGGAGTCTGCgcagccgccaccaccggtTTCACGTCATCG encodes the following:
- the LOC4325515 gene encoding auxin-responsive protein IAA5; translation: MSPPLEPHDYIGLSAAAASPTPSSSSCSSSPNPGGEARGPRLTLRLGLPGSESPEREVVAAGLTLGPLPPTTTKAASKRAFPDSSPRHGASSGSVAAAAACQDKAAPAAAPPAAKAQVVGWPPVRNYRKNTLAASASKGKGEDKGTAEGGPLYVKVSMDGAPYLRKVDLKMYSSYEDLSMALEKMFSCFITGQSGLRKSSNRDRLTNGSKADALQDQEYVLTYEDKDADWMLVGDLPWDLFTTICRKLKIMRGSDAAGIAPRSIEQSGQSR